TGATCCAAAGTACTACTGTTTTTTAGAgccccattttaaaattaattttaacataaACTAATGAAccattttacttgtaaattctcagaaaatccATTCTGTACTCCAAGAGTGAGTCCTCTGTTATGCTGAGTAGGGTACAGAGTGTTCTTTGTACATAGCAAAGTGGCTGCATCCCAGCTTGTGGTGAAAAACTCAGCTCACCTTTAACTATGGACCGGTGAGCAGCACAGCCATAAGACACGACAGATGTACACACAGTTGTGACTATACTGAGAGGGAGGATGGGCCAAGAGTTAGGTCGCTaggctgggatgtgggagtcctggattcaattccctgctctgtcacagactccctgagtgaccttgggcacgtcacttaggtcctcaaaggaatttaagtgcctaactcccattgatttcagtgagtgaTATCTAGGAGTgaagcacctaaatatctttgaggatccaGGCCTTTGTCCCTCTGTAGCTCAGTTCCCCTCCAGGAACggaggataatagcactgccttacTTCACGGAGAgggggctgtgaggagaaatacattaaaagattgtgagatgctcagaaaTGGTGGGAACAGAGGCCATAGAAAGGGATAGACAGAAGGTCAGTTAcatcagtgggtctcaaccaggggtatatgtacccctgggggtacgtagaggtcttccagggggtacatcaactcgtctagctatttgtctagttttacaacaggctacataaaaagcactagcgaagtcagtacaaactaaaatttcacaatCAATTATTTGTTTACAtggctctgtatactatacactgaaatgtcagtacagtatttatattccaatttatttattgtataattatatggtaaaaatgaggaagtcagccatttttcagtaatagtgtgctgtgacacttttgtatttttatgtctgattttgtaaggaagtagtttttaagggaggtgaaacttggggggtacgcaagacaaatcagacccctgaaaggggtacagtagtctggaaaggttgagagcgaCTGAGTTACATGTTGTGCACACCCCCACTCTCATAATGCTCGGGGATCCTGAAGGAAATGAACAAGGGACTTTGCCTCATTCCTAGCACAACTGCAAAGGGACGGACCACAGAAGCCATTTCTCTCTCCACTAAGAAAACAGCCAAAAGAGTCTTTCACACACACGTTACCAAGCTCCCAGCCGCAGGATTCCATCCGCCACTCAGTGAAACATGGTACGCTCCAGCGTGATGGTTTCAGAACAACGTTTATTGAGAGCAGGACCTCATGGGGTATTGGAAACAGTGTCCCTTGTAGCTAAGGGGCTACAGGATTCACGTCAGTCCCCACCTCATCTGTTAGCAAAACCAAGGGATGCTATGGTTGCTAAAAGATTCGTATCAAGTGGCATCTTCCACTGGATCTTAACTAGACCACCTGAGGCTTGTCGTGTAGTTAACACACCTTTCTTGGAAATGTAAGATACATGGAGCAGACACGCAGAGGGGAAACAAACGTTAATGCCACATACAGTGAAAGCTGCTCTATGGTAAGTCATGCTTCCAGTGGATAGCCCCTAGCAGAATGTGCTTTGAGCTTCATCATGCCACCTAATATTTGCTGGGTCAGGTTCCACTGTGCGTATAAGATACATACACCATAGGCCAAGATCTGTATCTAACTTTAAATACGTCGTACGCTTCAGGCACTCAAGAGAAGCTAGTCTAACGACATACCACAAGATACAGACGATGCCAACAGGAGGTTTATAATGAGCCACCCCCTCCTCTCTAGTGCAgaagtattttttccccatgcaCAACAAAATAAGAGCCTTGCCACATGGAGTAACTCTGGAATGGGATGCATGCAATGGACCGAGCAAAACTGATGAGCAGGGTTCATTTCCTGGCTCTCCTGAAGGGGCATGTGCACTGTAGACATAGTTGGTGGAGGAAGCGAGAGGAGTTTAGATAGGGTTGTACCATCCATGTCTCTGCACTTCCTTTCATATAGGATTTGTAGGAAAGGACCTCACAGTCCTACAAGGATAGTAGATCATTCATCGTTTCCAGTGAGGAGGAGGGCCATGAAGCTCTGAGCCTCCAGACTGGTGGGGATCCAGGATCTTCAGTATGAAGGAGTCCCATCTCTGAGTCAGACTGGAGTAGGAATTATGGAGCTTCAGGTTAGAGTTAGAGCTCGGGGAGGAAGAGGCACCAAGGAATTTCCCCTCTCTTCAcccagctgctcctgccccttCGACAGATGAGCTGGGCACTTAAAACTTAGCTACCCCCCTTATATTGGTATCCAGGGATAGTGGGGTCTCCGCAGTGCTAGCATAACAGAATGGCCACTGCGGTTTGCCAGGCACCACTGAGTATAGCTGGATTGGAGTGGACTTAGCCAGCGGCAAGAAGGCCCAGTAGGGGGTCTTCACCTGATTGATATGCCCCAcatgcagcagagcagggggacAATCAGTACTGGAGGAGAGTTTGAGGATAGGAGCACAGGGGGCTGAGGCAGACCCTTCAGAGGAGAAGGCCTGTCAGCAGGGGCGCGGCCAGTAGGAACAGAGAGAACTCCAGAAAGTTGCTGGTGGCTGAACCATTGAGCTGGTCCAAGTCTTTCTTTGTGGGGCCCGTCATCAGCTCTTCGGTCTCTCTGGCACCTGTGTGCAGAAAGGAAGGAAACCTGGAGTCAAAGCGGAAGCCACAGGCAAAGGACCGGCCCAGTTCACACTGCTCCCTCTGCGACATGCTGCCACATGGGCACGGATGATGCATAGCGCAGGACAGCAGCACAGAGCTCCTCAGAAGGCAAGACACAGCTCGTGACTGCTCGTGGGTTAGTGGGCAACAGGCCAAATCCATGCTCATGCTTCACGAACCAGGCAGCTCAGACAGCCCCTGATAATGTTAGGGGACACAGTGCAGGGGAAGGTGCGGGGAAGGGAGTTGgtgctgtgtgggggaggagttTGAGGGCCAGTCTCCTATTGTTTCCTGCCAAGTGCATTTATGTTTCTTTGTCTATGTCCTTTACGTCCAAGATGGGATAGACAGACTCACTCCACAGCTGCCTTACCTGACAGGGCGGACTGGACAGTGAGGCTGTGTCTCCCTGCGGCCTTGGAAGGTGGTAATAAGTGCAGGAGGGAGGTCACCTTAGCAGTGGCGGGTGTTGGCTTTAGGGCAGGTGGGGGCTGCTTGGTATCGTCCAAGCTCAGATCGGTTTCTGGAGTCGTAAGGCTGAAGGATGGAGGTGGCTCTGAGGAGAGGGCTGGCTCAGCTCTCACGGAGGCTGCATCAGACTCCTTCAAGTCTCCCTCCATTTCTGGAGAGGCAGTCGGGCTGAGGGTTGACTCCAGGTCTAGCGAGAGCACAGCCTCCATGGTCACCAATGGGGCACCAGTCTCCTCAGAGTCCACTTGCATTTCTGGAGATGTTTTAAGGTCCAGGTCTGAGGTGGGCTCTACGGAGGATGTTGGCTCAGTAGccttggtggggtggggccttgctGTTCGGGTGGGTGGTGGGCTTCTGTTCATGGTGGTGCTGGCAGGTGCTGGCCTTGTGGTGGGATTCGGcctttttgtggtggtggtgggtgctgGCCTTATGGTAGTAGTGGTGGTCAGGCTCGTGGTGGTGGGTGCTGGCCTTATGGTAGTGGTGGTGGTCGGGCTCGTGGTGGTGGGTGCTGGCCTTATGCTAGTGGTGGTAGTCGGGCTCGTGGTGGTGGGTGCTGGCCTTATGCTAGTGGTAGTAGTCGGGCTCGTGGTGGTGGGTGCTGGCCTTATGCTAGTGGTAGTAGTCGGGCTCGTGGTGGTGGGTGCTGGCCTTAGGCTAGTGGTGGTGGTCGGGCTCGTGGTGGTGGGTGCTGGCCTTATGGCAGTGGTGGTGGTTGGGCTCGTGGTGGTGGTGTCAGTGGCGAGAGCTGGCCTAGTGGTGAGGTTTGGCCTTGTTGTCCTAGAGGATGTAGAGGCCTCTTCTGAGTCTACACTGGGTTCTGATGAGAGACAAAGAGGGCTGTGGGTTACCACCAGCTTCACTTGGAGCTCCAGTCCCCCGAGCAGTGCCAATGAAAACCCAGCAAAGGAGAGCTGGAGAAAGCAGGGGCAGGTGCTTTCACTAGGCTCTCGGGGAAACACACCCCACCTCTCTGCCCCTTGGTGGGAACTGAGCTTAGCAGGTAGCCCACCGGACGCAGGGACACCCTTTTTTCCAGGCAGGTCCCAagatttcatttgttttcagACCTGATGTAGGAAAACGCCACCCCTCTAGAATGGAACTTCCTGGCAGCAGGGGTCCAGGTGGTTGCTATTGGGATAGGAAGCCTTTCCCATATGTCACCAGCATGAACACGGCCCAGGTTGGAAGACAGTGAGTCGTTCCTGTCTTCTGGTGGCTGAACAGTGGAACgagctggggcagctcccagtggaCAGAGCTACCGCCATGCACAGGTGTCTGCAGCAGAGACGCGAAGGACTGCATGGACTGCAGAATGTGAAAATGACCTACCCcgaggagtgggtgggggggtcccgTCAGATCAGGACGAGGCACATGGGCAAGGCAGCGTGTGTGAGGGAAGCTTGCTCTGTTGCTGCCTAGGCTATGCCTGCTCTGTAGATAAACACAGGACTCCAGTCCCAGGTCTGCCAATCCAGCTCCTTTTTGACAGTACTAATATACACTTACAAAAAGCGGATTCACCTCCAGGGAAAGCCCTGGAATCCCAACCCTGAGACCTAGGAAAACTTTGCTGGCAGGGCTGAGGAAGTGCTGGGCTCCCCACATACAGCCAGATTCTACCCCCTTACTCCTGGACTAGCACCTCATTCGGAAGCTAACCCCACTGCTTTCAGGGGGATTGTCTCATGGGTGGAACCTGCCCCCCCAGTTTTCTGGCTCGTCCAGTGGAGAGACTGGCTCCTTTAGTTCCCTTCACGTACCGCAGATTGAATTCCTGCACGTATAGCCCTCGGGGCACTTGGAGCACGGAGGTCCTTCCTTGTACGGCTTGCGACCCCTCACGTTGCCACTGGAAGCAGAATATGCCGATGAAAAGAGAACAGCCCATGACAACAGAGAGGACGAAtcccctccccatctcaaaaaggaggGAGATTTTTAATTCAAATCAGATCTTGCCAAGATATAAATCAAGGGTCATTAAAAAAGTGGGGGGAGCTTTGACTGTGCTCCTAATGGCACCTGGGCTTACAAACACTGTCTAGAGGCCTGAGCCTAAGCCCGGGagcctttccattcacttcagccgtgttttggatcaggcccttaataatTATTACAGCCATTCAAAAAATGACCCCTCAGTTTCCTGAACATTCATcgttttattttgcctttttccgtTAAAATTTCCATGTATATTTCCATAGGGTTTACCAGACTGGGAACACGCTGACCAGCTCTGATAGTTAGCCCTTGTATTTATACAGCCCCATCGACAGAGGACCTCAAAGACCCCTGTACACATCTGTGAAGTACATTGATGTAAATCTTCACGAGGAACTCCATGGAGTCAGTGGCATGACAccagactgagagcagaatcaagctcATTTTCTCCATATCACagctggggaaaatgaggcacagagaagttaacaGCCAAATTCTCCTCCTAGTGACTCTGGTATAAACCCAGGGTGCCTCCATTGGCCTATGTGGAGCAACTTTAGATTTACAGCCCTGTAACTATGTGGCTTTTCATGACCCACCCAAGGACGCACGGTCCATGGCAGCACCACAGATAGAGCCGAGGACTCCTCTGTCCCAGACCTGGGCTGGATTTATAAGACCGGCCTCTCTTTGTTGCCACAGGAAAATGACAAGAAAGGGCTTTCTTGGGATTGGCTTCCACGCGTTACCTGAAAGCAAGGTAAGCAGAGCCTGGGGGAGGATTTTCCTTCTGAGCCCGGGGGTGAAGGTTACGGTAAGTAGATGTGACAGGGCCCGGATGGAACCAGAGCAGCCCTTGGTAAGCGCGCACTCACGGGGGATCGTAGTTGCAGACCAGCAGGTAGAGGTCAGAGTCTTCGACGCCATGCAGGGTTTTACAGAACTGCATCCCACAGCCAACCCGCTCACTGTTTGCCCAGACCACCTGAAgcaagggaggaagagagaagggttacgtctGTCAGCACAAGGCAGGAAGAGCACAGATGGGAGACCATGAGACACCCTGCCTGTGAGAAGAGGTTTAGACGATGAGCGTGTATGCCATATGCGTCAGCTCAGTCATCACCAGGATTTTCTCCCCTGACCTCCAGAGCTAAAGCATGAACCACTACAGCTTGGGCTAAAGGACCAACTCCCCGAACTAGCAGACTCATGGACTCTGTGCATGAAGGTCACACCATTTCAGAGTTACATCTAAGCGGAGTCAGGCCTTGTTAGTGCTTGGATGAGAGACCCCCATCAACAATTCTTCTCTGTCCAGCTGGACACAACCCACATGCTCCTGAATTATGGTGCTGTTCataatccagatctgaattttggaaAAGGCCCCTGTCTTTATACTAAGCCAAATGAAAAGTCCAGATCCAAATGTCCCGGAGTAGTGGAGAGTTTCAAACATGGAGCTTGACCTGGATCCTAATTCTGAGGCCAGAGCCCATCTGCGACAGGGACTTGAAAGCCACACCAGGCTCGCTGAGTGACCAAACGGTGCAACATTAAAATACACAAATGAtgttaaagacttttttttcccctaaagggAAACTGTTCAGCAGGCCTGTAATGATCACAGCAGCTCATGATGCCCACACAATTGAGGCATCCACACCAGGCTCGCTGAGTGACCAAACGGTGCAGCATTAAAATACACAAATGactttaaagacttttttttcccctaaagggAAACTGTTCAGCAGGCCTGTTATGATCACAGCAGCTCATGATGCCCACACAATTGAGGCATCCACACCAGGCTCGCTGAGTGACCAAACGGTGCAGCATTAAAATACACAAATGactttaaagacttttttttcccctaaagggAAACTGTTCAGCAGGCCTGTTATGATCACAGCAGCTCATGATGCCCACACAATTGAAGCATCCATGCTGAATAAGAATCAGTTCTATCCTGGCCAGCTGAGATTCTTATACtgggcccatcaccatggtattgaAGCTCCTAAACAATATTTCTACGGTGGGTCAAGTCCCAAGCACAACTCCCTCCCAGGAATCCAGCCCCTCATGCCCTGTAGCCAGATACCTGGGTGTAGTGGCCACACATCTGTCCTACGGTGCACTTGGACGTGGTCAGGTTGTAATGCTCGTGCTCGGTGTACCACTGCTCCAAGGCCACTTCCACGTCCATCTCGTCTGTAATGGCAAAGAGGTTCTCACCCCGCCGGCCCCGCTCCTTGTTGTGGCCCCAGATGCACTTCGCTGCATAGGCTTTGGCAAAGGCTTCCAGGTCGGGGGCCCAGCTCTGAAACAAACACAAAGCTGCCACCATCACAAAGCATGAGGCCGGGGCAAGAATTGTCCATCTGGATCGAGTCCTTCCTCACATGGATGAAACGCTCTGACACGCTGAGAGACACACAGCCTATCCCCTATCCAGTGGGGCCCAAGGTTAGAACctagactcctgggttctgttcccaagcACTGGTAAAGGCTATGGCTCTCATATTTCCCATCTAGATTAATTGATAAGATTAAAGATTaagggccccgatcctgcaattggatctgtTACCAAAGCCTTTGTGCCCAAGCAGCGTCTCCTGGGGGCTCTGTGCAGACATCGTGACGTGACACTTTCCACAAGGCTGCGGATCTGTCGAAGCACAGTTGTACCAGCTCTGTGGTATAGAAGCAAAACGTGGGTGCTGAGTGAGGCTGAAGACCCCCAGAGTGACATTTCCGATTCTTATCATGTTTGTCGGCAGGTCCATATTACATAGTaggacaagatcagaaatgaggatatTCAAAGCTCAACCCTGCACCCGCCAGCGCTGGCTCGGTTTCAGCAGTTTTCttggtgtgtgtgtattattaCAATGGAAGACCAATGAATTCCAAAGTGTGTTTACCAACAAACACTGCTACAAGGGATCACATGGGCGTCAAAAGCGTTCGTTGCGCCATAAGATTGCCAGTAATAGGCACAgactgaatatccagccagaccaCCTTGAGGATCTGGCCAGAGATTGATCTGGGTGGCGCTTAATCTGCAAGGAGGCCATGTTcctgggatttgccatgatgatgatgatggagtCCCCCTTAGGGATGCAACTGCTGGATTGGGGTTTTAGGATGGGGTTTTAAAGGGAACCCAAGGGCATTAGCTGCTCAAATTCCAGTGAAATTCATTGGAACTCAGTATCTAACCTCCTTAGGTTCCTTAGAACATACCAGCCTAAGGCAAATGTGAATATAAAACACTGGTTGTCAATGGACAGTAATAAAATAGCAGCCATTCTACAGCCGCTTCCATccctggatctcaaagcacctctATCCAGTTAggaattatccctgttttaccaaaggggaaactgaggcaatgagCAGGGTGGTGACATTCACTGTCACAGGGcaaaaagctgggaatggaacccagaagACCTGGGTCCCTTGTTGGAACCGCTGACTGCAATGCACAGGACAAACTGTGGGAATGCCTGGAGAGAGGGACATGCCCAGTTCAACAGCTGTGTAAGGCCAGAGAACAGGAGCCAGCGCACACATCTGGTAACCTCATCATTTAAACTTGACCGGAGACTCAGTCTGACAGCTGCCTCCCAAGTGATCCCTCCAGTGCCCGGACTGACAACAGCTTCTTGTCCAGCTGAGCTCCCCTGGGCTCCATTTCCTACCTAGCGGCGGTTGCTAGGTAAGAGAGGGAGATGTTTTGGCACAAGAGAAGCATTAAAGGGAACACGAAGATACAGCTGCTTGGACTTTCTTTACATTATTTAAAGGAGGCAGCAGCTTCTCTGAAATCCAACCAGCAGAGATAGCGGGGCAGGTGGGAGGAGAACCCAGACGTACAAGCCCACTGAAAGATCATGAAAATCAAAGGATGGAGCAGTGGGTGAGGAAGGTGGGTTTATCAGCtgatgggggcaggagtggggtgtGATCCAGTGAGGAAACCCTCAGTATTTTGCAGGGAAGGTGATTACCTTAGTTGGTGTGAGGACGATTGGACGATTCCTGGTTCACTGATTCTTATGTGTCAGAGCCCAAGGGTAGGCGGCAAGGATCAGAGAAGATGCAGCCTCTGTTCTCCCAAGTGGCACTCTGCTTACTTATAAGAGGGGCggcggcaggggaggggggtgtctgaTGTGGCTTTGGAAAGGGGGTTGGCTGCAGGTCTTGGTGTGGGGGTTCATTATCCCCTCCCTGTAGCAGGGAGCTGGGTTCCATAAGCAGAGAACTAACCTCTGTGTTATTTGCTTCATTAAAAAACATAAGGCTTTGGTCTGCGTATGCCCATTGTATAACCATTTCCATGGTAACCAGTTCTGCTGTCCCAAACACAAGCACCGGGTGACTGCCGATGGGCAGTTAGCCACGGGAGTAGGTGAACTCAGAAGCTGAGATCTGCTTCTTCCGAAAGGAAAACGTCCTTGGAAATCCAGAAGAGCAATGCAGACACCCGGAGTTTAATCAGAGACTCACGGGATTGTTTCGAAACTGAACGGCTTACAAAAGTTTACCatggagaagctgctgctgttggcCATCAGGTCTTTTAAGTTCTATAATAGTAAATGTAGCATGAGTGCGTGCATTCCACATCTATTCGTGGTAAACTCAGGACAACCACAGTCAAGATCAATACGTTTTTCAGGACAGGATCTGAGTTAGAATCGGTGTCAAGGCGGAATGTGCTACAAAGCAGTCAAATCTGGCTTCAagcctttatttaaaacaaataggaTTGAATGTTCTTATTGTCATATGCCTAAGTCATCATTCCATTTTTACAATAAGCAGCAGCATACTTCATTAagcaattttcaaaattgcttaaATGAGTTAAGAGCTTGTCCAAGAGcttgatttctaaagcgcactaatgTGTTGAGTGTTAATTGGTCTGTATATAGGCCCCGCTGGTGCGTACTAAAGGTTCCCTTGTGCACTTTAATGTTTCAGACAGCACTGTATGGCTGGCTGTCGTATCTGACAATGACATCACACATTCTCAAGTGGCTGTACAGTCCAATCCTTGAGGAGCAAGATTGTAAACAGATGTCACATAAGAATGTACAGGGTCCCATTGAGGACTTGGCAGGATGCTTGACCCTTTTTTTGATCCATTTTTCATGTATGTCTTCCCCATAGTGTTTACTGCCTTTATGGATAGTTGCTCTCCATTCAGGTCTGGCCTTGGCTTTGAAATTATCAATATTTATGTCAATGAAGGTCAGATTCTACTTCATAATGTCTTTGAAGCATTTTCATTCACCACCCCTCTTGTGCTTTCCAAGTTTCAACTCATCCCAGAAAACTTTTTTGGGGAATCTATCATTACccaaacagcactacattaaaatGCACCAGCAGGGTCAATTAATGTGCAGCACGCTAGTgtgttttagaaatcacaccccagtAGAGCACATTACTTaagcctcattttaaaaaaatgaattaagcACTTAGGAGGCTAAGTCCCTTTGACTTTCACtgagatttagactcctaagtcccttttgaaaatgggacttaggtgctttttaaaaatttcacccCTGAACTAAAATAGTGTCAAATTAACTTGGGTTCTGTCTACACAAAACGagtttagttaaatcagtgcaaactgTGTGTGCTGGCAAGGCCTAAAACAACCAGGTCATGATTAGAGCTGAGGGCAGAGGAGCGTAGTTTTCTTGTcctgtgaacatttttgagataTTGAAAAATTTTCCTATCCTGAAAATAGGATGAAAATCAAAATCCCAAcaattttcacaaaccaaaaatcctcccaaaaaaattggtttgggtcAATGGAACCATTTCGTTTtcataattttgaaatattttgtttcaattctgaccttttaaaaatcttcttttaacttgaaatttactaaaatttcaaaatgaacatttgtttcaaattgaaaaaatgaaaatttttccccccaaaatattttggcaTCACAAGAGTCATCAAAATTGACCCTGTTTcgtgaacagttttggttttgacaaattgacatttttcagTGCTCATCAAAAAATCTCCAACCGACTATAGTCATGATAAAGAACCCGGTGCAAATTTGTCTTTAGCCAAAGAGGTAATGCAGTCCAAATATCAACACCTTGCACTTTATGTAGTACTTTCCctcttcaaaacactttacaaataataagtaattcATCAGATATGGAGAGACATCTTACTCAAATCAAGGGGTCTAATAAAAGAAGCAGCATCCTCttatggttagagcagggaccGAAAGAATGAGGCTCTATTTGTAGCTTAGACACACTATATGACCTTCGGCATGTTGCTTCTTCATGCGTTAgattttcccatctataaaatgtggatAGTACTTTTTTGCCAGACCTACcccacagaggtgttgtgagaagGAACGTACATGAGCACCTTGGATGAAAGATGGCCAATCTTAAGATACCCATACAGCCAAAATCAATGGTTGACGTTCAATTTTATATTCCATCCTATAGACAAAAGAGTCTATCAGTAATCACAAGTATTTATCAATGAAGTGCAACACTAAGAAGAATTCTCCAAGCTCAGTTGGGATTTCATCACTCTGGCTGGTGAATTTAAGTTTTGGTTATTTATTCATTGCAAGTTTGTTTACTACAGCCATGACATTTACGGCACATGGTGTGTAGCCCAGTCATTGCTACacaaggaaaaaagaaacaatttttacACTGGATCTCCAGCGAAAGTCAATCACATTTGTGAACTTAAACTTTCAAAGTACATTTCAtaacaaggtttcagagtagcagccgtgttagtctgtatttgcaaaaagaaaaggagtacttgtggcaccttagagactaacaatttatttgagcataagctttcgtgagctacagctcacctcattggatgcatccgatgaagtgagctgtagctcacgaaagcttatgctcaaataaattggttagtctctaaggtgccacaagtactccttttcttttttcataacacGGGATGCTCTTATTTTAAGAAGTGTAGGAGACCCTCCGCTATTCAATAAGATGCAGGATTCCCTTTCTATCATACAGGCGACCTCCAGATATCCCACACCTTCCTGTCATATAGAACAGCGATTCTCAACCTTTTGGATACCAGGCTTGCTGCCAGGCTTTGATACCGGCTTGCTGCCTTAATGAACTATATGAGGGAAATCTCAGGGACTGGCACCAGTTCACGGACCAGTCACTGAGAAACACTGACCTTGAAGACCCCAGATATGACTGCAATCAGACCCTGGGTTTCCCATGGGACACTTACCATTTTCAGCATGTCTGCAGCACGAGGGGAGACCTGGGAGCGGAATTGGTTGTGCATCTCCACAATCAACCTCTTGTCATCATCTG
This portion of the Chelonia mydas isolate rCheMyd1 chromosome 21, rCheMyd1.pri.v2, whole genome shotgun sequence genome encodes:
- the PI16 gene encoding peptidase inhibitor 16 isoform X1 yields the protein MLSSGLPPLLLLLTAAELSSSLTDDDKRLIVEMHNQFRSQVSPRAADMLKMSWAPDLEAFAKAYAAKCIWGHNKERGRRGENLFAITDEMDVEVALEQWYTEHEHYNLTTSKCTVGQMCGHYTQVVWANSERVGCGMQFCKTLHGVEDSDLYLLVCNYDPPGNVRGRKPYKEGPPCSKCPEGYTCRNSICEPSVDSEEASTSSRTTRPNLTTRPALATDTTTTSPTTTTAIRPAPTTTSPTTTTSLRPAPTTTSPTTTTSIRPAPTTTSPTTTTSIRPAPTTTSPTTTTSIRPAPTTTSPTTTTTIRPAPTTTSLTTTTTIRPAPTTTTKRPNPTTRPAPASTTMNRSPPPTRTARPHPTKATEPTSSVEPTSDLDLKTSPEMQVDSEETGAPLVTMEAVLSLDLESTLSPTASPEMEGDLKESDAASVRAEPALSSEPPPSFSLTTPETDLSLDDTKQPPPALKPTPATAKVTSLLHLLPPSKAAGRHSLTVQSALSGARETEELMTGPTKKDLDQLNGSATSNFLEFSLFLLAAPLLTGLLL
- the PI16 gene encoding peptidase inhibitor 16 isoform X2; translated protein: MDVEVALEQWYTEHEHYNLTTSKCTVGQMCGHYTQVVWANSERVGCGMQFCKTLHGVEDSDLYLLVCNYDPPGNVRGRKPYKEGPPCSKCPEGYTCRNSICEPSVDSEEASTSSRTTRPNLTTRPALATDTTTTSPTTTTAIRPAPTTTSPTTTTSLRPAPTTTSPTTTTSIRPAPTTTSPTTTTSIRPAPTTTSPTTTTSIRPAPTTTSPTTTTTIRPAPTTTSLTTTTTIRPAPTTTTKRPNPTTRPAPASTTMNRSPPPTRTARPHPTKATEPTSSVEPTSDLDLKTSPEMQVDSEETGAPLVTMEAVLSLDLESTLSPTASPEMEGDLKESDAASVRAEPALSSEPPPSFSLTTPETDLSLDDTKQPPPALKPTPATAKVTSLLHLLPPSKAAGRHSLTVQSALSGARETEELMTGPTKKDLDQLNGSATSNFLEFSLFLLAAPLLTGLLL